From a single Miscanthus floridulus cultivar M001 chromosome 8, ASM1932011v1, whole genome shotgun sequence genomic region:
- the LOC136474550 gene encoding uncharacterized protein codes for MPRALPVATISAPRLVILKLGDANVQRYVQLGRMPHLQSFGDLSYCVYGVQGPNGGSEHNTGCLKLLQPIKTIKTLSLSLAYFRDIGNYQYVMGDMKVLPDHEVLYLNVLANGHSFGASSFHVLRMCVGIRMLVRTLLDDIHSEAQTPCPQGCVCEEQSNWKIEELSLINLQEIEILKLRGSEHEASFVKRLFNWATALNKITVFLDSSTTERKAKELFQMFESLSRPGVCMELYRNHKKVSYAP; via the exons ATGCCGCGTGCCCTGCCAGTTGCTACCATCTCAGCCCCTCGGCTTGTGATTCTCAAGTTGGGAGATGCGAATGTGCAACGCTATGTCCAGCTCGGTCGGATGCCACATCTCCAGTCCTTTGGGGACTTGTCATATTGTGTATATGGAGTCCAAGGACCAAATGGGGGCAGTGAACACAATACAGGTTGCTTGAAGCTCTTGCAGCCTATCAAGACCATCAAAACTCTTTCGCTGTCGCTGGCCTATTTTAGG GATATAGGCAACTATCAATACGTGATGGGAGACATGAAAGTTCTCCCTGACCATGAAGTTTTGTACCTGAATGTACTTGCAAATGGACATTCCTTTGGGGCCAGCTCATTCCATGTTCTCAGGATGTGTGTTGGAATAAGAATGCTGGTGCGGACATTGTTAGATGATATCCACTCAGAG GCACAAACTCCATGCCCACAAGGTTGTGTTTGTGAGGAACAATCAAACTGGAAAATCGAGGAACTTTCGTTGATTAACCTTCAAGAAATAGAAATCCTAAAGTTGAGAGGATCTGAACATGAAGCTTCTTTTGTGAAGCGACTATTCAATTGGGCAACAGCACTGAACAAGATAACAGTATTTTTAGATTCATCAACCACTGAAAGGAAGGCCAAGGAGTTGTTCCAGATGTTTGAAAGCCTCTCTAGACCAGGAGTATGCATGGAATTGTATCGTAACCATAAGAAGGTGTCATATGCACCCTGA
- the LOC136474549 gene encoding HMG1/2-like protein, translating to MKGKADTSKKDEGRLRAGGGAGKRKKAAASGKPKRPPSAFFVFMSEFRQEYQAQHPGNKSVAAVSKAAGEKWRAMSEQEKQPYVDQAGQKKQDYEKTKANFDKKESTSSKKAKTEDDDGSKSEVDDEDDEENDDDE from the exons ATGAAGGGCAAGGCCGACACCTCCAAGAAGGATGAGGGCAG GCTCCGGGCTGGCGGCGGCGCCGGCAAGCGCAAGAAGGCCGCCGCGAGCGGCAAGCCCAAGCGCCCGCCCTCCGCCTTCTTCGTCTTCAT GTCTGAATTCAGGCAGGAGTACCaggcgcagcaccctggcaacAAGAGCGTTGCGGCC GTGAGCAAGGCAGCAGGAGAAAAGTGGCGTGCTATGTCAGAGCAA GAGAAGCAACCATATGTGGACCAAGCTGGGCAGAAGAAGCAGGACTATGAGAAGACTAAGGCGAACTTTGATAAGAAG GAGAGCACAAGCTCAAAGAAGGCTAAGACTGAGGATGACGATGGCTCAAAGTCCGAGGTCGATGACGAGGATGACGAG gaaaacgatgacgATGAGTAA